The following proteins come from a genomic window of Methanococcoides sp. AM1:
- a CDS encoding 2-amino-3,7-dideoxy-D-threo-hept-6-ulosonate synthase produces MSEIGKSVRMERIFDRNTGNAIIIPMDHGVGAGPIKGLIDMPSTVNKVAEGGANAVLGHMGLAKHGHRGYGRDVGLIIHLSGSTSLGPDPNHKVLVTTVEEAIKVGADAVSVHINVGADDEAAMLQDLGHIAKKCDEWGMPLLAMTYPRGAKVESELDVEYVKHAARVGAELGADIVKTSYTGDPESFKEVIDGCPVPVVIAGGPQMDTEKELLEMVYNALQVGCKGVAMGRNVFQSDNPTRLVTRISKVVHGGMTADEAMED; encoded by the coding sequence ATGAGCGAAATTGGCAAATCTGTCAGGATGGAGCGTATTTTCGACAGAAATACGGGGAATGCTATAATAATACCAATGGACCATGGGGTCGGTGCAGGACCGATCAAAGGTCTGATCGACATGCCATCAACTGTTAACAAGGTTGCAGAGGGCGGTGCAAATGCTGTCCTTGGTCACATGGGACTTGCAAAACACGGACATCGTGGCTATGGCAGGGATGTAGGACTTATTATACACCTTTCCGGTTCCACCTCACTCGGGCCTGATCCAAACCACAAGGTCCTTGTCACAACCGTTGAAGAAGCTATTAAGGTAGGCGCTGATGCAGTCTCCGTTCACATCAATGTTGGTGCGGATGATGAAGCAGCAATGCTCCAGGACCTTGGACATATTGCAAAAAAATGTGATGAATGGGGAATGCCTCTTCTCGCAATGACATATCCCAGAGGGGCAAAGGTCGAATCCGAACTTGATGTAGAATACGTGAAACACGCAGCAAGGGTTGGTGCCGAACTTGGTGCTGACATTGTCAAGACAAGTTATACAGGCGACCCTGAATCTTTCAAAGAAGTAATTGATGGCTGTCCGGTTCCCGTAGTTATTGCAGGTGGCCCTCAGATGGACACCGAAAAAGAGCTGCTCGAAATGGTCTACAATGCACTTCAGGTCGGCTGCAAAGGTGTCGCAATGGGCAGGAACGTGTTCCAGTCCGATAATCCAACAAGGCTTGTCACCCGTATATCAAAGGTCGTTCATGGTGGAATGACTGCAGATGAAGCCATGGAAGACTAA
- a CDS encoding deoxyuridine 5'-triphosphate nucleotidohydrolase — MTLLSKNELRELVLANPPLVENMIDMDTQLQPNGVEMTLQEVMTIEGSGAVDFDNSGRRISEGSKIEFDENGWIHLEPGIYKVLLNEIVNIPKALAAIAKPRSSLIRCGATLETAVWDAGYCGRSECMLVVYNTAGFDLQKDARIMQLLFYHLHTEVDEGYCGRYQHENI; from the coding sequence ATGACCCTCTTATCAAAAAATGAACTTCGAGAGCTTGTGCTTGCAAATCCACCCCTTGTAGAGAACATGATCGATATGGATACCCAACTCCAGCCTAACGGAGTGGAGATGACGCTTCAGGAAGTCATGACCATTGAAGGATCAGGAGCGGTAGATTTTGATAATTCCGGTAGAAGGATATCCGAAGGCAGTAAGATCGAATTCGATGAGAATGGCTGGATACACCTTGAGCCTGGGATCTACAAGGTTCTCTTGAATGAGATCGTCAACATACCAAAGGCACTGGCAGCTATTGCCAAACCACGCTCCAGCCTGATAAGATGCGGAGCTACACTTGAAACTGCTGTATGGGATGCAGGATATTGTGGAAGGAGCGAGTGCATGCTTGTGGTGTACAATACTGCCGGGTTCGATCTTCAGAAAGATGCCCGCATAATGCAGCTGCTTTTCTATCATCTTCACACAGAAGTGGATGAAGGTTATTGTGGAAGATACCAGCATGAGAATATCTGA
- a CDS encoding PAS domain S-box protein — MQDYSQKMTLPISDVPHGENITLVYRNGDKVIDFVSSFLRSGLKHNDLCVWITPGVNKDEGPDVFFREKTIFVNEKSFSSNFDLVLMDLELLSDAEAFCSAILEFIEKKHMSAMKCGFDGLRINIDLISEKGQMLPFLKQCRKSIISSTSDVELTTLFTCPLESFSSSDIFELMDDRENTIMKKNGMWTSLMDLLSSKYRKHLRFSPELMKKEKELKSIYRNSPVVAFLRSSGNGFPVEFVSENISQFGYSAEELMSHKVLYEDLIHPWDTDDYFLALSECIKNRDHEFTKEYRILDREANTRWVSETSLIMTDRSGKISRFQGIVVDITARKLAEEALKRSELKFKALFDNSNDPVFLYDLDGNIFEANNKACECLGYSREVLLQKNITETYSKECAVDFQKRVVEVCQQGNCIFEMICLRNEGSEIQVEMSSQLMEYDGKPAILSISRDITERKNVEKALLDAKNEAEVSNRLKTEFLANMSHELRTPLNSVIGFSEILLENKAGSLNDIQMKYIGNISKSGSHLLTLINDILDLSKIEAGKMELQHEKFRFREVLNDVETVVSPLAEKKNICLTTSVGADDLYINADRLKLTQVLFNLVSNAIKFTHEGGSVMIRAENDAGTLVIKVEDTGIGIPESDQCDLFKPFTQADSSVNRQFGGTGLGLSLAKKLIKLHGGNIWVESEPGIGSVFGFSVPLSPELS; from the coding sequence ATGCAAGATTATTCACAAAAAATGACCCTTCCTATATCAGACGTTCCGCATGGTGAAAATATAACTCTTGTATATAGAAACGGTGACAAAGTCATTGATTTTGTCTCGTCTTTTTTACGGTCCGGATTGAAGCACAATGATTTATGCGTCTGGATAACGCCAGGGGTAAATAAGGATGAAGGTCCGGATGTTTTTTTCAGGGAAAAGACCATCTTCGTTAACGAGAAATCCTTTTCCTCGAATTTCGATCTTGTTCTTATGGACCTGGAATTGCTTTCTGATGCTGAAGCATTTTGCAGTGCTATACTCGAATTCATAGAAAAAAAGCACATGTCTGCTATGAAATGTGGATTTGATGGACTGAGGATCAATATTGACCTGATCTCGGAAAAAGGTCAAATGCTGCCTTTTCTCAAGCAATGCAGGAAATCGATCATTTCTTCAACTTCGGATGTTGAGCTTACAACCTTATTCACATGTCCTCTTGAATCTTTTTCTTCTTCAGACATCTTTGAACTGATGGATGACCGGGAAAACACTATCATGAAAAAGAATGGCATGTGGACCAGTCTTATGGATCTCCTCAGCAGCAAGTACAGGAAGCACCTGCGATTTTCTCCAGAGTTAATGAAAAAGGAAAAAGAGCTGAAATCCATATACAGGAACAGCCCTGTGGTCGCATTCCTCAGGAGTTCCGGGAATGGTTTCCCGGTTGAGTTCGTTTCTGAGAATATATCACAGTTTGGGTACTCGGCAGAAGAGCTCATGTCCCACAAGGTTCTTTATGAGGACCTTATCCATCCCTGGGACACTGATGATTATTTTCTGGCCCTTTCGGAATGTATTAAAAATAGGGATCACGAATTTACAAAAGAATACAGGATATTGGATCGTGAAGCTAATACTCGCTGGGTCAGTGAAACTTCATTGATAATGACGGATAGATCTGGAAAAATATCCCGTTTTCAGGGTATTGTTGTTGATATTACTGCAAGGAAACTTGCAGAGGAAGCCCTGAAAAGGTCCGAGCTTAAGTTCAAAGCCCTTTTTGATAATTCCAATGATCCGGTCTTCCTTTATGATCTGGATGGAAACATCTTTGAAGCAAACAACAAAGCATGCGAGTGTTTAGGTTATAGCAGGGAAGTATTGTTGCAGAAGAACATAACAGAGACTTATTCTAAGGAATGTGCAGTGGATTTTCAAAAACGAGTTGTAGAAGTTTGCCAGCAGGGAAATTGCATTTTTGAAATGATATGCCTGCGAAATGAAGGTTCTGAAATACAAGTCGAAATGAGCTCGCAGCTAATGGAATATGATGGTAAGCCTGCAATTCTCAGCATATCCCGTGATATCACTGAACGCAAGAATGTAGAAAAAGCTCTTCTGGATGCAAAGAACGAAGCAGAGGTATCCAATAGGTTAAAGACCGAATTCCTTGCCAACATGAGTCATGAGCTTAGAACTCCCCTGAATTCTGTTATTGGTTTTTCAGAGATTCTTCTTGAAAATAAAGCAGGCTCTCTTAATGATATACAAATGAAATACATAGGCAACATCTCCAAAAGCGGGAGTCATTTGTTGACTCTCATCAATGATATACTGGACCTTTCAAAGATAGAGGCCGGTAAAATGGAACTTCAGCATGAAAAGTTCCGTTTCAGGGAAGTGTTAAATGATGTAGAAACAGTTGTTTCACCTCTTGCGGAAAAAAAGAATATCTGCCTGACCACTAGTGTCGGAGCTGATGATCTTTATATCAATGCTGACAGGTTAAAATTGACCCAGGTACTTTTCAATTTGGTATCCAATGCCATAAAGTTCACACACGAAGGCGGTTCGGTAATGATCCGTGCAGAAAATGATGCTGGAACTCTGGTGATAAAGGTCGAAGATACAGGTATCGGCATCCCCGAATCTGACCAATGCGATCTTTTCAAACCTTTTACACAGGCGGACTCATCTGTGAATCGTCAGTTTGGAGGCACAGGTCTTGGTCTTTCGCTTGCTAAAAAATTAATAAAATTACATGGTGGAAATATCTGGGTGGAGAGTGAGCCTGGGATCGGCAGTGTATTTGGGTTCAGTGTTCCTTTATCGCCGGAATTGTCCTGA